One genomic window of Caballeronia sp. SBC1 includes the following:
- a CDS encoding mechanosensitive ion channel family protein → MFNDMFRVVNGPNGHQLYVHTDSMPVAILLVMALFLTIALSSAICYYVTRFILLRIVGHLARGERRKWLRAAERRKVFHRLAPLVPAAIIYISAPLLIGVSFPVISMLGRPVEMLSACFMVLTILRAAFAFLGSIEDRYSHFPFASQRPIKSFLQIAAIVLYVLALIAVVSVLLHRSPANFLTGVSAMTALLIIIFRDSLLGFVASIQLAAYDMLRVGDWIEVPGFVADGTVIDISLNTIKVQNFDNSIVMLPSYVLLTNSVKNWRGMVESGGRRVKHAIHLDIESIRFCDDELLVNLKASTAFRVPFTVPDDGHRLTNLGMFRVYLMEYFRQYPAIRQDMSLVVRQLQSTNQGLPLEVFLFVNETDWESYEQIQSDMFDHVYGILPLFNLRVWQMR, encoded by the coding sequence ATGTTCAATGACATGTTCCGCGTAGTGAATGGACCGAATGGACATCAACTGTATGTCCACACCGACAGCATGCCCGTGGCGATCCTTCTCGTCATGGCGTTGTTCTTGACGATCGCGTTGTCCAGCGCGATCTGCTACTACGTCACGCGCTTTATCTTGCTGAGGATCGTTGGCCATCTCGCGCGTGGCGAGCGCCGCAAGTGGTTACGTGCCGCCGAACGCCGCAAGGTGTTTCATCGGCTGGCGCCACTCGTGCCTGCGGCCATCATCTATATTTCAGCCCCGCTGCTAATCGGCGTTTCGTTTCCAGTCATTTCCATGCTGGGCCGTCCGGTGGAGATGCTATCGGCATGCTTCATGGTCTTGACCATCCTGCGCGCCGCCTTCGCGTTCCTGGGCAGCATTGAAGATCGCTACAGTCATTTTCCCTTTGCAAGCCAGAGACCGATCAAAAGCTTTCTGCAGATAGCCGCCATTGTCCTGTACGTGCTTGCACTGATTGCCGTGGTCTCCGTGCTGCTGCATCGATCACCGGCCAATTTCCTCACTGGCGTGAGCGCGATGACTGCGCTGCTGATCATTATCTTTCGCGATTCGCTGCTGGGTTTTGTCGCCAGCATTCAACTGGCCGCATACGACATGTTGCGCGTCGGCGACTGGATCGAGGTTCCCGGATTCGTGGCTGACGGGACAGTCATCGACATCTCGCTGAACACGATCAAGGTTCAGAATTTCGATAATTCCATTGTCATGCTGCCGAGCTATGTGTTGTTGACGAACAGCGTCAAGAACTGGCGCGGCATGGTGGAATCCGGCGGACGGCGGGTCAAGCACGCGATTCATCTGGACATTGAGAGCATCAGGTTTTGCGACGATGAACTGCTCGTCAACCTGAAGGCGAGCACAGCCTTTCGAGTGCCGTTCACCGTGCCGGACGATGGGCATCGCCTGACTAACCTTGGGATGTTTCGCGTGTATCTGATGGAATACTTTCGCCAATACCCGGCGATCCGACAAGATATGTCGCTGGTGGTTCGCCAGTTGCAATCCACCAATCAGGGTCTGCCGCTGGAAGTGTTCCTGTTCGTGAACGAGACGGACTGGGAATCGTACGAACAAATCCAGTCCGATATGTTCGACCACGTCTACGGCATCTTGCCGCTGTTCAACTTACGCGTCTGGCAAATGCGCTAG
- a CDS encoding D-amino acid dehydrogenase has translation MSQIAIIGAGITGVTTAYALAERGHDVTVFERHRYAAMETSFANGGQLSASNAEVWNSMATVLKGLRWMFTRDAPLLMNPAPSWHKYSWMGEFLRQIPNYRANTVETVRLAIAAREHLFGIAEREGIDFDLEQRGILHMYQQKKDFNTAAKVNQLLQAGGLDRRAVTSDEMRAIEPTLQGDFHGGFFTPSDSTGDIHKFTRGLAEASERRGVRFHYDTQIADIQQRGDGPFAMRVLHGGSAGNEQQHGFERIVVCAGVASRQIASMLGDHVNIYPVKGYSITVCLDDAASREGAPWVSLLDDSAKIVTSRLGADRFRVAGTAEINGFNRDIRSDRIAPLVDWTRRYFPGVATSRVIPWAGLRPMLPSMLPKVGSGKRRGVFYNTGHGHLGWTLSAATAHSIAERM, from the coding sequence ATGTCACAAATCGCCATCATTGGCGCCGGTATTACCGGCGTCACGACCGCTTACGCCCTCGCCGAACGCGGCCACGACGTCACCGTTTTCGAGCGTCACCGATACGCGGCGATGGAAACATCGTTCGCCAACGGCGGCCAGCTTTCCGCCAGCAACGCCGAGGTCTGGAACAGCATGGCCACCGTACTCAAGGGCCTGCGCTGGATGTTCACGCGCGACGCACCGCTGCTGATGAACCCCGCGCCGAGTTGGCACAAGTATTCGTGGATGGGCGAGTTCCTGCGCCAGATCCCTAACTACCGCGCCAACACCGTCGAGACAGTGCGCCTTGCCATTGCCGCGCGCGAGCATCTGTTCGGGATTGCCGAGCGCGAAGGGATCGACTTCGATCTCGAGCAGCGCGGCATCCTGCATATGTACCAGCAGAAGAAGGACTTCAATACCGCCGCGAAAGTGAACCAGCTTTTGCAGGCAGGCGGTCTTGACCGGCGCGCGGTGACAAGCGACGAAATGCGCGCGATCGAACCCACGTTGCAAGGAGATTTCCACGGTGGATTTTTCACACCGTCCGACTCGACCGGCGACATCCACAAGTTCACGCGCGGTCTGGCCGAAGCTTCCGAGCGGCGCGGCGTGCGCTTTCACTACGACACGCAGATCGCGGATATCCAGCAGCGCGGCGACGGCCCATTCGCCATGCGTGTGCTGCACGGCGGCAGCGCGGGTAACGAGCAGCAACATGGCTTCGAGCGCATCGTGGTGTGCGCCGGCGTGGCAAGCCGCCAGATAGCGTCGATGCTCGGCGACCACGTGAATATCTATCCCGTGAAGGGGTATTCGATCACCGTGTGCCTGGATGACGCCGCGAGTCGCGAGGGTGCGCCGTGGGTCAGCCTGCTCGACGACAGTGCGAAGATTGTCACGAGCCGCCTTGGCGCCGACCGTTTCCGCGTAGCGGGTACGGCTGAAATCAACGGCTTTAATCGCGACATTCGCTCGGACCGGATCGCACCGCTTGTCGACTGGACGCGGCGCTATTTTCCGGGTGTCGCGACATCGCGCGTGATTCCCTGGGCGGGCTTGCGGCCGATGCTGCCAAGCATGTTGCCGAAGGTCGGAAGCGGCAAGCGGCGCGGCGTGTTCTACAACACGGGACACGGGCATCTGGGATGGACGCTGTCAGCCGCGACGGCGCACAGCATTGCCGAGCGCATGTAA
- a CDS encoding EAL domain-containing protein: protein MTWARLVLLPLLILSAALGVTWIVWDHERQASHNELLSQFEFSLGDVVSRVEQRMSTYEQMLRGVQGLFAATGQMDRDHFRDYVGALNLDANFSGIQTIGVIEWVPAARRDAHIAAMHQLGFPGYTIQPQGSRENYAPIIQREPSANSNRAPLGLDPWVDPVRRQAMEKARDSGMVAVSGKVRLGVDSGPDAKPAFVMYLPIYDRGQPHDSVAERRAHLAGWVYASFRMHDVIASLYGDPLPGLALAIYDGVEPSAAALLYRSRAIGEQHRPPLISANEYLVVAGHNWTLSMSTLDDFKGRFGRNAGALIAVTGTGLSLLLALLAWLMVTGRGRAMRLASNMTRELRESEEKFRAIADCTVNWEVWWGPDGKPRWINPSVEEYTGYTVDECMAMTDFAGTLIHPDDMARVAPEFLRGLQGSRGDDLEFRCVRKDGTLVWLSVSWVPITDAKGAFAGFRTSGRDITDRKQVEAELRIAAVAFDSLEAMMVTDANNTILRVNSAFTECTGYTAEEAVGQTPRMLRSHHHDAAFFSEMWETIHRVGGWQGEIWGRRKNGEVYPKWLTISAVTGEGGIVSHYVGTHHDITERKIAEERIKELAFFDALTRLPNRTLLLDRLTQAITVSARSGACGALLFIDLDHFKTLNDTLGHDKGDLLLQQVAQRLAASVRDGDTVARVGGDEFVVVLGSLHETWQEAASQTEGMGEIILDVLGKSYQLDDIDYRSTASIGATVFSGYETPIDELLKQADLAMYKSKELGRNAMCFFDPAMQTVVVERAALEGGLRKAIEGDQFVLHYQAQVLDGDRVIGAEALVRWQHPQRGMVPPADFIHLAEETGMILALGNWVLENACTQLALWAVRPDMSHLTIAVNVSAQQFREPDFVAKVLNVIRRTGANPNRLKLELTESVLVDNVQDIIDKMHALKARGVVFSLDDFGIGYSSLSYLKRLPLDQLKIDQSFVRDVLVDPNDAAIARTIVALAQSLGLGVIAEGVETEEQRDFLAGAGCHAYQGFYFCRPLPIDGFEEFAARGRMKPQAARA, encoded by the coding sequence GTGACCTGGGCTCGGCTGGTATTGCTGCCCCTGCTGATCTTGTCCGCCGCACTTGGCGTCACGTGGATAGTCTGGGATCACGAGCGGCAAGCTTCCCACAACGAATTGCTTTCCCAGTTCGAATTTTCACTGGGCGACGTGGTCAGCCGCGTCGAACAGCGCATGTCGACTTACGAGCAGATGCTGCGCGGCGTGCAGGGCTTGTTCGCCGCCACCGGCCAGATGGATCGCGACCACTTCCGCGACTACGTTGGCGCGCTCAATCTCGACGCCAATTTTTCCGGCATCCAGACCATCGGGGTCATCGAGTGGGTGCCGGCGGCGCGCAGGGACGCGCATATCGCTGCGATGCATCAGCTGGGTTTTCCTGGCTATACCATCCAGCCGCAGGGCTCGCGCGAAAACTACGCGCCAATCATCCAGCGCGAACCGTCTGCGAACAGCAACCGCGCCCCGCTCGGACTGGATCCCTGGGTCGACCCTGTGCGGCGGCAGGCAATGGAGAAGGCGCGCGATTCCGGCATGGTGGCGGTCTCCGGCAAAGTTCGCCTGGGCGTGGACTCCGGGCCGGATGCAAAACCCGCTTTCGTCATGTACCTGCCGATCTACGACCGGGGCCAGCCGCACGACAGCGTCGCCGAGCGCCGGGCGCATCTTGCCGGCTGGGTGTATGCGTCGTTTCGCATGCACGATGTCATCGCCAGCCTGTACGGCGACCCGCTGCCCGGCCTCGCGTTAGCCATCTACGACGGCGTGGAGCCGTCCGCCGCGGCCTTGCTGTATCGCTCGCGTGCCATCGGCGAGCAGCACCGGCCTCCGCTCATTTCAGCCAATGAGTACCTGGTGGTCGCCGGGCACAACTGGACGCTTTCGATGAGCACCCTTGACGACTTCAAGGGCCGCTTCGGGCGTAACGCCGGAGCATTGATCGCTGTCACCGGTACGGGCTTAAGCCTGCTGCTGGCGCTACTCGCCTGGCTGATGGTCACCGGCCGCGGCCGCGCGATGCGGCTGGCTTCCAATATGACCCGCGAGTTACGCGAGAGCGAAGAGAAGTTCCGTGCCATCGCGGACTGCACGGTCAACTGGGAAGTCTGGTGGGGACCGGATGGCAAACCGCGCTGGATCAATCCCTCGGTCGAGGAATACACCGGATACACCGTCGACGAATGCATGGCGATGACTGACTTCGCCGGCACGCTGATCCACCCCGATGATATGGCCCGCGTTGCACCCGAGTTCCTGAGGGGGCTCCAGGGATCTCGCGGCGACGACCTCGAATTCCGCTGCGTCCGCAAGGACGGAACGCTAGTCTGGCTATCCGTTTCCTGGGTTCCGATCACCGACGCCAAAGGCGCTTTCGCGGGTTTTCGGACCAGCGGGCGCGACATCACGGACCGCAAGCAGGTTGAGGCCGAGCTGCGGATTGCGGCGGTCGCCTTCGATTCGCTCGAAGCCATGATGGTCACCGACGCGAACAACACCATCCTGCGGGTCAATTCGGCGTTCACCGAGTGCACGGGTTACACCGCTGAAGAAGCAGTGGGCCAGACACCGCGAATGCTGCGCTCACACCATCACGACGCCGCTTTTTTCAGCGAGATGTGGGAAACGATCCACCGCGTGGGCGGCTGGCAGGGCGAGATCTGGGGGCGTCGCAAGAATGGCGAGGTCTATCCGAAATGGCTGACGATCTCGGCGGTGACCGGCGAAGGTGGAATCGTCAGCCACTATGTAGGCACGCATCACGACATTACCGAGCGGAAGATCGCGGAAGAACGCATCAAGGAGCTCGCCTTCTTCGATGCCCTGACGCGTCTGCCCAACCGCACGTTGCTACTGGATCGCCTGACGCAGGCCATCACGGTCAGCGCGCGAAGCGGTGCGTGCGGCGCGCTGCTGTTCATCGACCTGGATCACTTCAAGACGCTCAACGACACCCTGGGCCACGACAAGGGCGACCTGCTGCTGCAGCAAGTGGCGCAGCGCCTGGCTGCCAGCGTACGTGACGGCGATACCGTGGCGCGGGTAGGCGGCGACGAGTTCGTCGTGGTGCTCGGAAGCCTCCACGAAACCTGGCAGGAAGCGGCCAGCCAAACGGAAGGCATGGGCGAAATCATCCTTGATGTTCTCGGCAAGTCGTACCAGCTTGACGACATCGATTACCGCAGTACGGCCAGCATTGGCGCGACGGTGTTCAGTGGCTACGAGACCCCTATCGACGAGTTGCTGAAACAGGCCGACCTCGCCATGTACAAGTCCAAGGAACTGGGGCGCAACGCGATGTGTTTCTTCGACCCGGCCATGCAGACCGTTGTTGTGGAACGGGCAGCGCTCGAGGGGGGCTTGCGCAAGGCTATAGAAGGCGATCAATTCGTGCTGCATTACCAGGCGCAGGTGCTCGACGGCGACCGGGTCATCGGAGCCGAAGCACTCGTGCGTTGGCAGCATCCTCAGCGCGGGATGGTTCCGCCAGCCGATTTCATCCACCTCGCTGAAGAGACCGGGATGATCCTGGCGTTGGGCAACTGGGTGTTGGAAAACGCGTGTACTCAGCTTGCGTTGTGGGCCGTGCGGCCGGACATGTCGCACCTGACGATCGCAGTCAATGTCAGCGCGCAGCAATTCCGCGAGCCCGATTTCGTGGCCAAGGTGTTGAACGTGATCCGTCGGACGGGCGCCAACCCGAACCGGCTCAAGCTGGAACTGACTGAGAGCGTATTGGTGGACAACGTGCAGGACATCATTGACAAGATGCATGCGCTCAAGGCCCGTGGCGTGGTCTTTTCGCTGGACGATTTCGGCATCGGCTATTCGTCGCTTTCGTACTTGAAGCGCTTGCCTCTGGATCAGTTGAAAATCGACCAGTCATTCGTGCGCGACGTGCTCGTCGATCCAAACGATGCGGCGATTGCGAGGACTATCGTGGCGCTGGCGCAAAGCTTGGGCTTAGGGGTGATTGCCGAAGGCGTGGAGACCGAAGAACAGCGCGATTTCCTGGCCGGTGCCGGCTGTCATGCCTACCAAGGTTTCTATTTTTGCAGGCCGCTGCCCATTGACGGGTTTGAAGAGTTTGCAGCCAGAGGGCGAATGAAGCCGCAAGCGGCCCGCGCATAA
- a CDS encoding LysR substrate-binding domain-containing protein, which yields MNLDLALLRAFVAVTEAGGFTRAARRLNLTQSAISHQIRRLEEEVGRPLLYRTTRSLTLTEDGEDFLRYAMQILNAMDAVTERFRSSPASGVVRFGAPDIFMGERLPVLLTQFSRAFPNVRLDVSVGMSLDSQAMVAAHELDLAVVLCVHGETDRDADGIVLRRTRFVWAAAESFEARTGASLPLAFFPAPCVNRRVALEALDGQPVDWHVAFTSSSQSGIRAAVMAGLGITPLTRDDLEPGIVVVDGQYGLPPLPEAEFRLLWGKGEPTLAAQEFGRLVLDAPVERPLRASAAKFA from the coding sequence ATGAACCTCGATCTCGCTCTGCTGCGCGCGTTTGTTGCTGTCACGGAAGCCGGTGGTTTTACCCGGGCGGCGCGACGGCTGAACCTGACCCAATCCGCGATCAGTCACCAGATACGGCGGCTTGAAGAAGAAGTGGGCCGGCCGCTTTTATATCGCACCACGCGCAGTCTGACCCTGACCGAAGATGGCGAGGATTTCTTGCGTTACGCCATGCAAATCCTCAACGCAATGGACGCGGTCACCGAGCGCTTTCGATCCTCTCCGGCTTCCGGTGTCGTCCGTTTTGGAGCGCCGGATATTTTCATGGGAGAACGGCTCCCCGTTTTGCTGACGCAATTTTCCCGGGCATTTCCGAACGTGCGGCTGGACGTGAGCGTGGGCATGAGCCTCGACTCGCAGGCAATGGTCGCCGCGCACGAACTGGATCTGGCCGTGGTGCTGTGCGTGCACGGAGAAACGGATCGGGACGCTGACGGTATTGTGTTGCGGCGTACGCGGTTTGTCTGGGCGGCGGCCGAATCCTTCGAAGCGCGCACGGGGGCGTCGCTGCCGCTCGCATTTTTTCCGGCGCCGTGTGTGAATCGGCGAGTGGCGCTCGAAGCGCTCGATGGCCAGCCGGTGGACTGGCATGTCGCGTTTACATCGTCGAGTCAGTCGGGTATTCGCGCCGCCGTGATGGCCGGGCTCGGGATCACGCCGCTGACACGCGATGACCTCGAGCCGGGCATTGTGGTTGTCGATGGGCAGTACGGTTTGCCACCCTTGCCGGAAGCGGAATTCAGGTTGCTATGGGGCAAGGGTGAACCTACGTTGGCTGCGCAGGAGTTCGGTCGGCTTGTGCTTGATGCTCCGGTTGAGCGGCCGCTACGGGCGAGCGCGGCCAAGTTCGCGTAA
- a CDS encoding aminotransferase class I/II-fold pyridoxal phosphate-dependent enzyme: protein MSMTYDDFRKLGLTIDMTRGKPSPEQLDLSSDALANALKAGEFMSRDGIDCRNYGHALGLPEAREFGADLLGVAAEQVVAAGNSSLELMHDAMAFAILHGMADGKPWRNAGDIAFLCPVPGYDRHFAICAALGVRMIPVPLTGNGPDMDFVEAQVAADPAIKGMWCVPLYSNPTGEIYSADTIRRLASMPTAAPDFRLFWDDAYRFHHLTEQKHTTLNMIDACAAAGHPDRALVFASLSKITVAGAALAFVASSRRNIDWWQRCSFIRTIGPDKLNQLRHVRFLRDRQTLERLMERHRALLQPKFDAMITTFGEILADLPGVSWTVPQGGYFISLYSPDGLAKRTVALAAEAGIAMTPAGAAFPHGLDPRDRHLRVAPTFPALDEVKRAAQGIALSLRRAFEEQG from the coding sequence ATGTCGATGACCTACGATGACTTCAGAAAGCTTGGACTCACAATCGATATGACCCGTGGAAAGCCGTCTCCGGAACAACTCGACCTGTCCTCGGACGCACTGGCCAACGCGCTGAAAGCGGGCGAATTCATGTCGCGCGATGGCATCGATTGCCGCAATTATGGTCATGCGCTGGGTCTTCCCGAAGCACGTGAATTTGGCGCCGATCTGCTTGGGGTCGCTGCGGAGCAGGTGGTGGCTGCGGGTAACTCCAGCCTCGAGTTGATGCATGACGCCATGGCATTCGCCATCCTGCATGGCATGGCTGACGGCAAGCCGTGGCGCAACGCGGGTGACATCGCGTTCCTTTGCCCCGTGCCGGGATACGACCGCCATTTCGCGATCTGTGCGGCGCTTGGCGTGCGCATGATCCCGGTGCCGCTGACCGGCAATGGCCCCGATATGGATTTTGTCGAAGCGCAGGTCGCGGCCGATCCGGCCATCAAGGGCATGTGGTGCGTGCCGCTGTACAGCAATCCGACCGGCGAAATCTACTCAGCCGATACGATTCGTCGTCTCGCCTCGATGCCAACCGCCGCCCCGGACTTTCGCCTGTTCTGGGACGACGCGTACCGGTTCCATCACCTGACGGAGCAGAAGCACACCACGCTGAACATGATCGACGCTTGCGCGGCGGCGGGGCATCCGGACCGGGCGCTGGTGTTCGCGTCGCTGTCCAAGATCACTGTTGCCGGGGCTGCGTTGGCGTTCGTTGCATCGTCGCGGCGCAACATTGACTGGTGGCAGCGTTGCTCGTTTATCAGGACCATTGGACCGGACAAGCTCAATCAACTCCGGCACGTACGGTTTCTGCGCGACCGGCAGACATTGGAGCGCTTGATGGAGCGGCACCGGGCGCTGTTGCAACCCAAGTTCGACGCCATGATAACGACCTTCGGCGAGATCCTTGCCGATCTGCCGGGCGTGTCCTGGACCGTGCCGCAAGGGGGTTATTTCATCAGCCTCTATAGTCCCGATGGTCTCGCGAAACGCACGGTCGCGCTGGCCGCTGAAGCGGGCATTGCAATGACGCCAGCAGGCGCTGCGTTCCCTCATGGTCTCGATCCGCGGGATCGGCATCTGCGCGTTGCGCCGACCTTTCCCGCACTCGATGAAGTGAAGCGGGCCGCGCAAGGGATTGCATTGTCCTTGCGTCGCGCGTTCGAAGAGCAGGGGTGA
- a CDS encoding ABC transporter substrate-binding protein, protein MLLVMSCLGRAVAAGPDCSRPFTLALHDHGLLYSADTDTGIDRDFADELIRRSGCQITVSLMSRARIWQLIESGALDFSLSGIANTERNHFASFAWYFSNKYYLLVRKDAGMHQLADFERSDKFQLGVIRSFRYSDSANKLVDTLAAENRVSQAGGLAPLYEALIHQRIQGMIMEPFDYPALDEKKIRDVTTIIEFNDPAIPHGLIMSKKALSPAEQDKWRALVNEMRADGTVLRIFEKYFKPDLARSMVDFQAPP, encoded by the coding sequence ATGCTACTGGTGATGTCATGCCTCGGCCGTGCGGTCGCGGCAGGCCCCGATTGCTCCCGTCCCTTCACGCTTGCACTGCACGACCACGGCCTGCTTTATTCCGCCGATACCGACACCGGCATCGACCGGGATTTCGCCGATGAACTGATCCGCCGCAGCGGCTGCCAGATCACCGTCAGCCTCATGTCGCGTGCGCGCATCTGGCAATTGATCGAATCCGGCGCGCTCGATTTCAGCTTGTCCGGTATTGCCAACACCGAGCGCAACCACTTCGCTTCATTCGCCTGGTACTTCAGCAACAAATACTATTTGCTGGTGCGCAAAGACGCGGGCATGCACCAGTTGGCCGATTTCGAGCGTAGCGACAAGTTTCAACTGGGCGTGATCCGCAGCTTCCGCTACAGCGACTCCGCCAACAAGCTGGTCGATACGCTCGCGGCTGAGAACCGCGTCAGCCAGGCGGGCGGCCTGGCGCCGTTGTACGAGGCGCTGATCCACCAGCGCATCCAGGGCATGATCATGGAGCCCTTCGACTACCCCGCGCTGGACGAAAAGAAGATCCGCGATGTCACCACCATCATCGAGTTTAACGATCCCGCCATACCTCATGGCCTGATCATGTCGAAGAAGGCGCTCTCGCCCGCCGAGCAGGACAAGTGGCGCGCGCTGGTGAACGAGATGCGCGCGGACGGAACCGTGCTGCGTATTTTCGAGAAGTACTTCAAACCCGACCTGGCCAGATCCATGGTCGATTTCCAGGCACCCCCGTGA
- a CDS encoding nitrate/nitrite transporter, with protein MDVSPRVLNQLAVTLLLTAVIAATYGFGVYLFPVVLPQMKHDIGFNYAQAGYITAARQLANIAMALLSGLAAARFGAARIVLVATALSAIDLASLAFANNTWMMGAALVTLNACAAATWVPMMALIAPLIDERHRAKAIGVIGSGTNYGVLLNGLMVPALLASWGWRSVWLVTAVLTAVLSAVIVLMFAQLGSASAAQSRVTPPRQARRPSEHLGLRRMLTRQFLLVYTIAVLCGFAGVPFITYFSAYAHDDLHLGLDVTAHAWALVGLVGVVSGLVLGMIGDMHGSPDQNGGTQRDGMRTALVSAGVLLLCASLIAASRPGGYALMVAAVALGFSFFPIFGLLHAYVGKTTAPALAAIVCGICEAAFGVGGALGNVLGGLCKTIFGSFQPVYGLASAASVLLVGLAFLIPNTPRAQPVCRSGLANLR; from the coding sequence ATGGATGTTTCGCCTCGCGTTCTTAACCAACTGGCTGTCACGCTGCTGCTGACCGCCGTGATCGCTGCGACCTACGGGTTCGGCGTTTATCTCTTTCCTGTCGTCCTGCCGCAGATGAAACACGACATCGGCTTCAACTATGCGCAGGCCGGGTACATCACGGCTGCGCGGCAACTGGCCAATATCGCAATGGCGCTGTTATCAGGACTCGCCGCCGCGCGTTTCGGGGCAGCAAGGATCGTGCTTGTGGCGACTGCGCTGTCGGCCATCGACCTCGCGAGCCTCGCATTCGCCAATAACACATGGATGATGGGCGCCGCTCTCGTCACGCTCAATGCCTGCGCCGCCGCGACCTGGGTCCCGATGATGGCGCTGATCGCACCCTTGATCGACGAGCGCCATCGGGCGAAAGCAATCGGGGTCATTGGCAGCGGGACGAACTACGGCGTCTTGCTGAACGGGTTGATGGTGCCGGCGTTGTTGGCCTCATGGGGCTGGCGCTCTGTCTGGCTCGTGACCGCAGTGCTGACTGCCGTGTTGAGCGCCGTGATCGTCCTCATGTTTGCACAGCTTGGCTCTGCGTCGGCCGCTCAGTCACGCGTCACGCCACCGCGCCAAGCCAGGCGACCGAGCGAGCACCTGGGGCTGCGGCGCATGCTCACCAGACAATTCCTGCTGGTGTACACCATTGCAGTGTTATGCGGTTTTGCCGGTGTGCCATTCATCACCTACTTCTCAGCTTATGCGCATGACGACCTGCATCTGGGTCTCGATGTAACAGCGCACGCCTGGGCACTTGTGGGGCTGGTGGGCGTCGTGAGCGGACTGGTGCTCGGTATGATCGGCGATATGCACGGTAGTCCTGATCAAAATGGCGGCACACAACGCGACGGTATGCGCACCGCGCTCGTCAGTGCGGGGGTGCTGCTTTTGTGCGCTTCTCTGATCGCCGCGTCGCGTCCAGGCGGTTACGCGCTAATGGTCGCGGCGGTTGCGTTAGGCTTTTCGTTCTTCCCGATCTTCGGTCTGTTGCACGCGTACGTTGGCAAGACGACCGCGCCCGCCTTGGCGGCAATCGTGTGCGGAATCTGCGAAGCGGCGTTTGGCGTTGGCGGGGCGTTGGGGAACGTGCTGGGTGGACTATGCAAGACGATATTCGGTTCGTTTCAGCCGGTGTACGGGTTGGCATCGGCGGCATCCGTCCTGCTCGTCGGACTGGCGTTCCTGATACCGAACACGCCGCGCGCCCAACCCGTTTGTAGAAGCGGTCTCGCCAATTTGCGCTAA
- a CDS encoding LysR substrate-binding domain-containing protein, protein MKTFDLDALSMFVAVADTGSFLRGAALVHRSQSAVSMQIKSLETSLGKPLFSRKPRNITLTQDGHVLLAYARRLLALRDEAWASIVRPDVRGRVAIGVPDDYASSLLPAVLRKFSATYPKVEIQVIGMPSNALAPLIKEGKIDLACMTRMKGLSGDFIRLEPMVWAGYAVGNEVWKERPLPIAVFAPGSVARSKAIHALERAKISYRTSYESPSLLGLFSMVEAGLAIAPLSRCSIPERFVQLGIADGLPALPDLEIVLARSAGSNRPPCDFLAEQILTDLRI, encoded by the coding sequence ATGAAAACCTTCGATCTTGATGCGCTCTCCATGTTTGTAGCCGTTGCTGACACAGGCAGTTTCCTGCGCGGCGCCGCGCTCGTGCATCGTTCGCAATCCGCCGTGAGCATGCAGATCAAGTCGCTGGAGACATCCTTGGGCAAGCCCTTATTTTCACGCAAGCCGCGCAACATCACGCTGACACAGGACGGCCACGTGCTGCTCGCCTATGCGAGGCGGTTGCTTGCCCTGCGCGACGAAGCCTGGGCGTCGATTGTTCGCCCGGACGTCAGGGGGCGGGTGGCAATCGGGGTTCCGGACGACTACGCGTCGTCGCTCCTGCCCGCCGTGCTGAGGAAATTTTCCGCCACCTACCCCAAGGTCGAGATTCAGGTCATCGGCATGCCGAGCAACGCACTGGCGCCGCTCATCAAGGAAGGCAAGATCGATCTCGCCTGCATGACGCGAATGAAGGGGCTAAGCGGTGACTTTATCCGGCTTGAGCCGATGGTCTGGGCCGGTTACGCCGTCGGCAACGAAGTCTGGAAGGAGCGTCCGCTGCCCATTGCCGTCTTCGCACCGGGTAGCGTCGCGCGGTCCAAGGCTATCCACGCGCTCGAGCGGGCTAAGATCAGCTATCGCACGTCGTATGAAAGCCCTAGCCTGTTGGGCCTTTTCAGCATGGTCGAAGCAGGACTCGCGATTGCCCCGCTGTCCCGATGCAGCATTCCGGAACGGTTCGTACAGCTTGGCATTGCGGACGGCCTGCCGGCGCTGCCGGACCTGGAAATCGTGCTCGCGCGCAGCGCGGGATCGAACCGGCCGCCCTGTGATTTTTTGGCGGAACAGATCCTGACCGACCTGCGAATCTAA